From the genome of Actinomycetes bacterium:
CTCCACTTCCCGCACGTGGTCCCTCGCCTTCTCGAGCTGGCCTCGGATAGCAGGGAGAATCCGTCGGTCCCCGAGGTCATCCGACTGCGACTTCACGGCGTAGTCCTCGGTGAGGACGTTGACGCGATGCTCGGCGGCGGCGAGGCGTTTGGCGTAGATGCGCTGCTCACGGTCGATCTCGCGCTTCAGCCACCGTTCGCCGGACTCACGGTCGACTGCGATGAACGCCTCGAGTTGCCTGAACGCTTCGGCGTTGCATGTGCTGACGACCTGTTCGAGAGCATCAGGGTTCCCCCAGAGGGCGAAGGACTCCGGGGGTGTTGACCGCCCCGACTGGACCCAGCGGGTGATCTGCTCGGACCTGACGTGCTCGGGGAAGCTTGCCCGGACCAGCAGGATGCGCTCGTTCTCCTGCAGTCCGACGGTCCGCAGGCGGTAGACCACCTCCACTCCCTCGAACGGCTCTCCGGAGACGGCCTCGTACGCCGTGGTCACCCTTTCAGGCCGCCCGACGGACGCCTCGCCGAGCAGTTGCTCGACGGCGGGGTGGCCGAACGCGAAGAAGTCGATCTCCTCGAGCCGCAAGGCCTCGTCCGGGTCGAAGGTGCCGCGGAGCCGTGGCTGCTTGGTGCGCCCCAGCCGTTGGGCTGCGAGGAGTGGAAGCGAGATCACTTCACCACCGTCTGCGTGGCGATCGACGGTGCCGCCCAGCGCGTCGACCGCATCGGTGACCACCGCTCGCAGCTCCGGCAGGAGCGTGCCCTCCCGGTGTTGAAGGATCCTGGCCGCCTCGTCTCTGCGAAGGCTGTTCTTGTCCAGGATGAAGTCCTCGAGCTGCTCCTCCATCCTCCTGGCCTCGAAGACCCGGTGCTCGAGGGACAGCTCGATCCGTTGGAACTCCTCGTCGAGGCGCGCCGGGTCCGCGAACGCGGCCGCCTCCAGCTGCTCCTCGATGCCCTCGCCGAGGATCAGGTCGAGGCTGCCGACGCTTTCCTCGAACACACCGATGCGCTCGCGTAACACCCGCTCGACCCGCTCCTCGATCGTTCCGGTGGCGACGAGGTTCTGGATCTGGACGACGTGCTTCTGCCCGATGCGGTCGAGGCGTCCGATCCGCTGCTCGACCCGCATGGGGTTCCAGGAGAGGTCGTAGTTGACGAGGATGTGGCAGAACTGGAAGTTACGGCCCTCGCCGCCCGATTCGGTGGAGATGAGGATCTGGCCGCGGTCGCGGAACACCGCCACCGCCTGATCCTTCTCGAAGATCGACATCCTTCCGTTGAAGACGCCGACCTCGTATGCCGGCAGCAGCTTGCGTCGCAGGAACTCCTGCGTGTCCAGCGACTGCGTGAAGATCAGCACCTTCTGGCCAGGGTTCGTTCGGTAGGTCTTGTCCAGAAAGCCAAGGAGGTGGTCCACTTTCGCGTCCTCGACCTGGTTCAACCGTTGAATCAGGTCCCGCAGGATCCGCATCTCCTGCTCCACTGCGGGCACGGCAGCGTCCACCTCGTTCAGCGCTTCGTCGGTCTCGGCGAGCTCCCGTAGCAGCGTCTTGTCGACCGTCTTGGGCTTCGCTGGCTTCTTGGGCTCGGTGAGACGGGCCACCCGGCGACCGAAGCACTGCGCCAGCGCGTACGTGGAGCTCGACAGGATCTTCAGGTAGATGACCATGAGGAAGCCACGAGCGTTGTTCTTGGCTCCGATCGCCATGTCGTACTGGTCACGGAGGTAGGTCGTCACCGCTTCGTAGGTCTCGGCTTCCAGCGACGACTGTGGACAGTGGACAGTGTGCGCATTGCGCCGGACGCCCAGGTCGAGCACGCTCTTGCGGTTCCGGACCATGACGTTCAGGTACGGGTGGCGTTCTTCCAGGCGTCGTTGGACCGCTCGCCGGCCGTCGTCTCCTCGCAAGACCCGTCCGAGATCGCCGTTCGCCGATGGTACGACCTCCTGGATGAGGCGCCGATGCGTCGTCATCGTCTCCCGCTGCTCGGTGGAGTCGAGCACCGGCCACTTGTCGAGCGCCTTCCAGAGAGCGTTCAGCTTGGGGATGTCGGTTCGCCGCCGCTCGAAGTCGAGCAGGTCAGTAAACGTGCCCGGCTCCACCAGCTCGACCAGATGGAACAGCTCGGAGGCCCGAAGCTGGATCGGCGTCGCGGTGAGCAGCAGGAGGCCGAACACGTCGGTTGACAGCTCGTTGACCAGCGCGAAGAGCTTGTTCGCGCTCGGCTTGGGCGCAAGGTGGTGCGCCTCGTCGACGACGACGACATCCCAGCCGGCGTCGACGATCTGCTGGGCTCGTCCCCTGCTCCGAGCGAGATGGATGCTGCACAGACCCCTGTCGAACGCCAGGAACGGGTTCGCGTGGCCCTGCTTCTCGAAGTACTTGAGCGTCAACGAGTCGATCAGCGTGAACTGCTCGTTGAACTTGCTTCGAAGCTCGTTCTCCCACTGCGTGAGCAGGCTCGCCGGACAGATGATGAGGATCCGTTCGGCGATGCGGCGAGCGAGGAGCTCCTTCAGGACGAGCGCCGCCTCGATCGTCTTTCCGAGTCCCACCTCGTCGGCCAGGAGCATTCGAGGCCTGACCTTGTCGAGCACGCGTGCAGCGACAGAGACCTGGTGCGCCTTTGGCTCTATTCGGGCGTTGGTCAGCCCCGAGTATGCGTCGTGCCGGTAGGCATGCTCGAGCAGAAGGGCGCGCAGCCGTAGGTGGAACGCCCCGGGGTGCCCGATGGAGTGCTCCTTGAGCCGGTCGATCGGGTCGAACGAAGCTGCCTCGAGTGCCTCTTCGGCCAGATATCGACTCGCAGTGGCGAACTGGACCCGGTACATCACCGAGCGTCCGGCCGGCTCGGCCTTGAGCACGACACCGATGTCACCACTTCGACGGTCAGTGACCTGGTCACCCTTGGCGAACCGTGCCATCGGCTCTCCTGCCTTCTACCAACCCTACGCGGTCGTGGATTGCGCCAACTCCCTCCTCGGCTCAAGTCGGCGCCAGCATTAACGCATCGGAGCAGATTGTGATAGATCGTTGTTATGTACGTCCACCTTGCGGATGACGTCCCGGACGACCCACAGCCAGGCGCGGAGCTCCTGGGATGTTGGGGCGAGTTCGTACGGGTGGTGGTGGGCCCGGTCGTCATCGGCCTCCAAGTCGGCTCGGAGCTGCTTCAGGTCGTCGACGACCGTCTCGACGAGATGGCTCCGCTCGAGCCGGGCCGCCTTCAGTGCCTTCTTGGCATCCGTCAGCTTTTCGAGCCGAGCACGAGCGTCTCGTAGAGCTTGTCGGGCCGGCGTCGAACATCGTGCCGAGCTCTCTGGCGGAACCCCTCGCTGCAACCATCGGAACGCTGCTCCTTCACGTCGGCAGGGTCGTCGAGGTTGAAGCGGGGCGGAACCCACGCTGCAACCATCGGAACGCTGCTCCGGCGCCTGAGCGGGCGGATCGCGCCGTATGATCGCGGGGTCGTAGCCGGACAGGGGAGCCTCGCATGCGCATGGTGTTCGGACCCGATGACGAGAAGGAGTTCTTTGACGTCAGAGACGAGCTGACCGAGCAGTTCGCTACGTGGGCCGAGGCGAACGCGCCGGCGGCCGACCCGTGGCTCGCGCAGCTCGCGCTCGACTACAAGTGGGGGTACGGCGACGGGGAGCTGGGGCGCTGGACCGGGGCGGACCTCCGCGACCTGCTCTGCGGGTGGTTCCCGCGCAAGGTCACGCTGGACGAGGGGGACCTCGACCGGGTCGTTCCCAGTTTGCGGTCGTTCGTCGACTACCTTGCCGCGGCTGGCCTGCTCGACCCGCGTGGGGACCGGCCGGCGCGGCTCCGTGCCGTGCTGGACGGGCTGGGGCCCGAGTTCCAGGCCGCGATGAGGGACCCGTCACGGTTCGGGATGGCCAAGTCGTTCGCGAGCGCGATGATGGCGGGCGGCGTGGACATGAGCGACGAAGCGGCGGTCAGCCGGTTCATGGCCGAGTTCAACGACCTGCCGTTCGAGGCGCGGAAGCTGTTCACGGAGCTTCCGGGCCAGCCGGTGATGGAGTTCCCCCCGGTCCGGCTGCCACCCGAGGCGGAACTGGCCGCCGCAGCCGCGGCGGCCCCGGCCGTCGAGCGGCTGCGCCGGTTCGCGGCCTGGCTCGGGCCGGGACGCAAGCTCACCCAGGCGGGCCGGCTCACCCTGGCCGACGGCAAGGACCTGGTCGAGGTGCTCAGCACCGGCGACGAGGTCGACCCGCGCATCGGCAACCGCACCTTCCGCACCCGCAGCTCCGAGGAGCTGCCCGGGGTGAGCATCACCTTCGCCTGGGCCAAGGCCGCCCGCCTGGCCCGGGTCGTCCACGGCCGGGTGGTGCCCAACAAGCGGGGCCAGGCGCTGCTCGACCGACCGCTGGAGCTGTGGGAGCGGGCGCTCGAGGGCCTGGGCAAGGTCGGCCCCACGTTACTCGACCGCGGGATCTTCGTGTCCTTCCTCGCCGACGACTTCGGCGAGCTGGTCCCCACGCTGCTCGGCGCCCTCTACGCGAGCGACGAGCCGGTCCCGCTCGACGATCTGGCCGACGCCGTCTGGCAGGACGTCCGGCGCATGTTCCTCATCGACCAGGAGCCGGCCGAGCGAGTCGGGCTCTGGCGCGACATGACCGCCGCGGACGTCAACCTCACCCTGGGCCAACTCGAGGAGCTCGGTGCGGTCGAGCGTCTCGACCTCGACCCTGCATCCCCGAACCTCGAGCCTGCATCCCCGAACCTCGAGCCCGCATCCTCGAACCTCGACCCTGCATCGCGGAACCTCGACCTCGCATCCCGGAACCTCGACCTCGACCTTGCATCCCCGAATGAGGACGAGGAGGGTGCCCCGACCACCGGGTTCCGGCTCACCCCGCTCGGCACCTGGGCCACGAACCGGATTCTGCGTGCCGACGGGGCCGACGCCCCGGTCGTCGGCGACCTCGCCGACGCCGATGCCGCCACCCTGCTCGAGCGGTGCGCCGGCTACGACGAGGCATCTTGCCAGGCCGAGATCGCAGCGTGGTGCGCGGCACGCGGTCCCGCGGTCGCGGCGGAGCAGCTCGCCGCCTACGCCCGGACGACCAACGACGTGGAGGGCCAGATGCTCGCGCTCACCGCCCTGGACGCCGCCGGGCCGGAGGGCGTGGAGGCGGTGCAGGGCCTGCGAGAGGTGCCGGGCCTCGGGCCGCTCGCAACGATGTGGCTGATCGACCACGGGCTCGCGGACTCGGACGACCTCGACCCCGAGATGGTCCTGGCGGTCATGGTCGAGACCACCGCCTTCGTCCTCGCGACCGAGGGGCCGGAGGCCGCCGCCGCGGCGTTCGCGAGACTCAGGACGCCCGCCGAGCAGGCCGAGCTCGTCGGCAACCTCTGGCGCGTGGACAGCCCCCGGACCGCCGGGCTGCTCGCGGCGCTGGCCGAGGCCCATCCCGACAAGGCCGTTGCCAAGGCGGCCCGCAAGGCAGCGTTCAAGCTGCGCAGCTCCGGGCGCTGACCGTTGGAATCCGCTGGGCAGGGTCGCGGCCACGGGTGAGCAGGAAGGAGGCGGTCGTGGCTTGCCGAGGCCGCCTACCGCCCGGCGGTCCCGGCGGGCGGCCGTGATGGGAACGGCCCGGTCCGGCGCCTGCCGTCGGTCCGGCGCCTGCTGATGGGGACGCGGGTCCTGACTGGCGTGGGCGTGCTCGCACTCGCGGTGGTGCTCATGCTGGTGCTGGCGTGGTCGCTGCAGCGGCGGCTCATCTACTTCCCGTACCCGGTGGTGCCGGCTGCGGCGGGCGTGCTTCCGGGGAGCGAGGAGGTCGCGTTCGACACCGAGGACGGGCTGCGCCTGCGGGGCTGGTTCGTGCCGGCCAGGGGCGGCGACGGCGGTGCGGTGCTGGTCTTCAACGGCAACGGCGGCAACCGGGCCATGCGGGCGCCGCTCGCGGCGGCGCTGTCCCGCGCCGGCCTGTCGGTCCTGCTGTTCGACTACCGAGGCTACGGCGGGAACCCGGGCCGGCCGTCGGAGGCGGGGCTGGCCGCCGACGCCAGGGCCGCGCAGGCGTGGCTCGCCGCCCGGGCCGGGGTCGACCCGGGCCGGATCGCCTACTTCGGGGAGTCGCTCGGCGCCGCGGTCGCGCTCGGGCTGGCCCGCGACCGGCCCCCGGCCGCGCTCGTGCTGCGCTCGCCGTTCACGTCACTGGCTGACGTCGCCCGGGTCCACTACCCGTGGCTGCCGGTCCGGCTGCTGCTCGCCGAACGGTACCCCTCGCTCGACCGGGTCCGGGACCTCGCCGTGCCGTTGCTGGTGGTCGCCGGCGAGCGCGACGGGATCGTGCCCGCGTCCCAGAGCCGGCGGCTGTTCGAGGCGGCCCGCGAGCCGAAGCGCTTCGCGCTCGTCCCCGGCGCCGACCACAACGACCATGTGCTCCTCGCGGGCGACCACCTGCTCGGCGAGGTGCTCGCCTTCCTGCGCGGCACGCCCGTCCTCGGCCAGGGCGCGGCACCGTCGGTGCCCTGATCCGTGGTGCTCCCGACCCGCTGTCCGGGGCGTTCACCTACAGCAGGGCGCGGCACCGTCGGTGCCCTGATCCCCGTTCTGGGAGGGGCTCGGGCTTGGATCAACCTCCGGCCGTCCGATGGCCGCCTCCGGCCGTCCGGTGGCCGCTGAGGGCGGCCCGGGCATGGCTGCCCGAGGCATGGCTGCCCGAGGCACGGCTGCCCGAGGCACGAGGGTCACCGTCGAGACCGAGCCCGCTGCCGCGTAGCATGCTGGCAAGCATGGAGCCGATCTGGCTGTTCCCACCGCCTGACCTGGGAGAGGCGGCCCCGGCGTACGAGCAGGCCGCCGCCCGCGCGCTCGGCCCGGATGGCCGCGACCCCGTGGCGCGGTTCGAGTCGCTGGTGGCCGCCGGCCCCGCCGGGGCCGTGGCGTGGGCGGTCGCCGGACCCGAGCGGGCACGCGAGGTGTGGGGCGAGCAGGCCCGCCTCGGCATGGCCGCGGTCGAAGCGCGCCTCGGGCACCGCCACGCGGTCGCCGACCGGTTCACGCTCGGAGCGGGGGTCTCGTCCCTGGCCCAGCGGGCGTGGCTGGCTGGCGACGAGCGGCTCGGCCGCCGGGCGGACCTGCTCGCCTGCGAGCTGGCTGTGGGCGGCTGGCCGGGGCAGGAGCGGCTCGACCGGCCCGACCTCGTGCTGCTCCTCGACCCGGCGGGCGCGCACGCGCTCGCCCACGCCGGCTCCCGGGTCCGTCTCGGCATGATCCGCGACTTCCCGGTCGCGAGCCCGGACGGCGGCGGCTCCTGGAAGCGTCCGGGCACGGTGGACCGGCTCCTCGACCACTTCGACCGGCAGGCGCACCTCGCCGGGCCGCTGCTGCAGGCCGTGGCCCGGCTGCTGCGCACGCTCGTGCACCCGGCCATGGGACCGCCCTGGCCCCCGGGCGCGGCCTCCCAGGCCCAGCGGCGCCTGGCCGCCCACACCTGCCGGGACGCCGGCTCCTGGGCGCTCGGCCTTCCGTGGCTGCTCGACACGGCGCGGTGCTTCCCAGACACGCTGGGGCCCGTGCGCCGCGGCTGACCCTGCGATCGTGGCCACGTCGTCGGCCAGCGCCTGGCGCCAGGGCGCCCACGCGCCGCGGCTGACCCGCGGCCCCGCCGCCCACCGGCGCCCGTGCGCGCGGCTGACCCGCGGCGGTGCAGCCCTCCGGCGGTCTCTGGTGCGCCGCCAGAAACTCCGGTGCCGCACCGGGCGCGCTGCGAAACGGCGGCGCATTCGGGCCTCGGGACGGCGACCGGGGGCTTCACCAGCGGCGATTGAACGCCGAGGGCTGGTTTTGTCAACTCGGAGAGCGCGCGTTTCTTCCTGCTCTCCCGCAAAACCTCCCTCTTTCCTCGTCCTACACGATGGGCCAGGATGGACGAGTTCGGCGGAAGGGATGAGAGCTGCACTTCCGAAGGCAGGCGGCGGGCGACCCGGAGCGGCCGCCCTCAGGAAGGGAGTAGCCCATGAAGGACGACGTATTCGTCTTGGACGCCCACACCGGCTTCTGGGACGCTAGTGCCGAGAACTGCAAGAACCGCTTCGGCGAGGCGTTCATCGAGACGTTCTA
Proteins encoded in this window:
- a CDS encoding SNF2-related protein, producing the protein MARFAKGDQVTDRRSGDIGVVLKAEPAGRSVMYRVQFATASRYLAEEALEAASFDPIDRLKEHSIGHPGAFHLRLRALLLEHAYRHDAYSGLTNARIEPKAHQVSVAARVLDKVRPRMLLADEVGLGKTIEAALVLKELLARRIAERILIICPASLLTQWENELRSKFNEQFTLIDSLTLKYFEKQGHANPFLAFDRGLCSIHLARSRGRAQQIVDAGWDVVVVDEAHHLAPKPSANKLFALVNELSTDVFGLLLLTATPIQLRASELFHLVELVEPGTFTDLLDFERRRTDIPKLNALWKALDKWPVLDSTEQRETMTTHRRLIQEVVPSANGDLGRVLRGDDGRRAVQRRLEERHPYLNVMVRNRKSVLDLGVRRNAHTVHCPQSSLEAETYEAVTTYLRDQYDMAIGAKNNARGFLMVIYLKILSSSTYALAQCFGRRVARLTEPKKPAKPKTVDKTLLRELAETDEALNEVDAAVPAVEQEMRILRDLIQRLNQVEDAKVDHLLGFLDKTYRTNPGQKVLIFTQSLDTQEFLRRKLLPAYEVGVFNGRMSIFEKDQAVAVFRDRGQILISTESGGEGRNFQFCHILVNYDLSWNPMRVEQRIGRLDRIGQKHVVQIQNLVATGTIEERVERVLRERIGVFEESVGSLDLILGEGIEEQLEAAAFADPARLDEEFQRIELSLEHRVFEARRMEEQLEDFILDKNSLRRDEAARILQHREGTLLPELRAVVTDAVDALGGTVDRHADGGEVISLPLLAAQRLGRTKQPRLRGTFDPDEALRLEEIDFFAFGHPAVEQLLGEASVGRPERVTTAYEAVSGEPFEGVEVVYRLRTVGLQENERILLVRASFPEHVRSEQITRWVQSGRSTPPESFALWGNPDALEQVVSTCNAEAFRQLEAFIAVDRESGERWLKREIDREQRIYAKRLAAAEHRVNVLTEDYAVKSQSDDLGDRRILPAIRGQLEKARDHVREVESNHVQEVERLQGKVEPTGDFEILAAALVRACAQDGT
- a CDS encoding alpha/beta hydrolase, translated to MLVLAWSLQRRLIYFPYPVVPAAAGVLPGSEEVAFDTEDGLRLRGWFVPARGGDGGAVLVFNGNGGNRAMRAPLAAALSRAGLSVLLFDYRGYGGNPGRPSEAGLAADARAAQAWLAARAGVDPGRIAYFGESLGAAVALGLARDRPPAALVLRSPFTSLADVARVHYPWLPVRLLLAERYPSLDRVRDLAVPLLVVAGERDGIVPASQSRRLFEAAREPKRFALVPGADHNDHVLLAGDHLLGEVLAFLRGTPVLGQGAAPSVP